One Aphidius gifuensis isolate YNYX2018 linkage group LG5, ASM1490517v1, whole genome shotgun sequence genomic region harbors:
- the LOC122858456 gene encoding protein enabled produces MNEVSISSARASVVVYDDINKRWVPSGSSSGLSKVQLYHHLVHNTFRVVGRKLQDHEIVINCAILKGLKYNQATVTFHQWRDNNQVYGLNFSSKDDAETFARAMLQALDMLSNGSNISRSLVPTGSPAGQQQPPLQQQQQQQQQPLVYSQQPQQSQQPPSQGTTQYEEDMGYRTMTKEDVAIIQERRMSQQSQGSNGANAVSPSYPATSQQQQQQGHHRTSSAPPAPQPQPPPMPGNPLIRPQQSGGPPVAPPPPSTVAVTVATTSSVPPPPVAPPAPPSMANYNAPVPPPMVHPYSQSPSQTNITNQSAQSQAIYSTQQINQYATNQNQYTGGSQTNLYSGNANGNAGNNNSNNNSINNNNNSNNNNQNYQNPQGNGVGNGVVAVGSGGNQYSSQTTYSGNSQYGSSNSINQYPSSPSQYAQGQQTYSTTTNQIQYGQNCNNNNNNSNPYGTPVNNVNQYSSSGAISTITNNTNAYASTGSIGGPPPPPMGPLNGQINVTSSVNTNNAAPPPPPPPPVPNSNSNGCTSNNEQPEINANSLAAALQAARLKKKQQQSQSVENSGSSTSSSGSGAGNYGTIGRGAGGAGGGNSGSSSGGGMASMMDEMAKTLARRRAACEKKQPEQPPEPDNSPDKKSGDKNGGNKFSNGNESPKSARKRFGSASEDTILKVNGVNESGYITSQEMDAFKAEIIKEVRKEFQKMKTEIVEALKGELSRR; encoded by the exons tgaaGTGAGCATATCATCCGCCCGTGCGTCGGTGGTGGTCTACGACGACATCAATAAAAGATGGGTACCAAGTGGAAGTTCATCAGGTTTATCAAAAGTACaactttatcatcatcttgttCACAATACATTTCGTGTTGTTGGACGTAAATTACAAGATCatgaaattgttattaattgtgCTATATTAAAAGGACTTAAATATAATCAAGCAACTGTTACATTTCATCAATGGCGTGATAATAATCAAGTTTatggattaaatttttcaagtaaagaTGATGCTGAAACATTTGCCAGGGCAATGCTCCAAGCACTTGAT ATGCTGAGCAATGGTAGTAATATATCGAGAAGTCTTGTGCCAACTGGCAGTCCAGCTGGTCAACAACAACCACCattgcaacaacaacaacaacaacaacaacaacctcTGGTTTATTCACAACAACCTCAACAATCACAACAGCCACCTTCTCAGGGTACAACTCAGTATGAGGAGGACATGGGCtacag gaCAATGACAAAAGAGGATGTTGCAATTATTCAAGAACGTAGAATGTCTCAACAAAGTcaag GATCAAATGGTGCTAATGCTGTGTCACCAAGTTATCCAGCAACaagtcaacaacaacaacaacaaggtcATCATCGAACATCATCAGCTCCACCAGCTCCCCAACCACAGCCACCACCAATGCCAGGAAATCCATTGATAAGACCACAACAAAGTGGTGGTCCACCAGTTGCTCCTCCACCACCATCAACAGTAGCAGTAACAGttgcaacaacatcatcagtaccaccaccaccagttGCACCACCAGCACCACCATCAATGGCAAATTATAATGCGCCAGTACCACCACCAATGGTTCATCCATATTCACAATCACCATCACAAACAAATATTACAAATCAATCAGCACAATCACAAGCTATTTATTCAACACaacaaattaatcaatatgCAACAAATCAAAATCAATATACAGGTGGTAGCCAAACAAATCTTTATTCTGGTAATGCTAATGGTAATgctggtaataataatagtaataataacagcatcaacaacaacaacaacagcaataataataatcaaaattatcaaaatccaCAAGGTAATGGTGTTGGTAAtggtgttgttgctgttggtaGTGGTGGTAATCAGTATTCAAGTCAAACAACATACTCTGGTAATAGCCAGTATGGAAGTAgtaattcaataaatcaatatcCAAGTTCACCAAGTCAGTATGCACAAGGACAACAAAcatattcaacaacaacaaatcaaatacaatatggacaaaattgtaataataataataataattctaatcCATATGGTACACCAGTTAATAATGTTAATCAGTATTCATCAAGTGGTgcaatatcaacaataacaaataatacaaatgcatATGCATCAACTGGTAGTATTGGtggaccaccaccaccaccaatggGACCACTAAATGGACAAATTAATGTAACATCAAGTGTTAATACAAATAATGctgcaccaccaccacctccaccaccaccagttCCAAATTCAAATAGTAATGGATGTACAAGTAACAATGAACAGCCAGAAATTAATGCAAATTCACTTGCTGCTGCATTACAAGCTGCtagattaaagaaaaaacag cAACAATCACAGTCTGTTGAAAATAGTGGATCAAGTACAAGTAGCAGTGGAAGTGGTGCTGGTAATTATGGAACAATTGGACGTGGTGCTGGTGGAGCTGGTGGAGGTAACAGTGGCAGTAGTAGCGGTGGTGGAATGGCATCAATGATGGATGAAATGGCCAAGACACTTGCTCGTCGTCGTGCTGCTTGTGAAAAGAAACAACCTGAACAACCTCCa gAGCCAGATAATTCACCAGATAAAAAATCAGGTGATAAAAACGGTGGtaacaaattttcaaatggTAATGAATCACCAAAGTCAGCTAGAAAAAGATTTGGCTCAGCATCTGAAGATACAATATTAAAAGTCAATGGAGTCAATGAGAGTGGTTACATTACTTCACAAGAAATGGATGCATTCAAAGCTGAAATTATCAAAGAAGTACGAaaagaatttcaaaaaatgaaaactgaaaTTGTCGAGg cTTTAAAAGGAGAATTAAGTAGAAGATaa